A region of Stigmatopora nigra isolate UIUO_SnigA chromosome 6, RoL_Snig_1.1, whole genome shotgun sequence DNA encodes the following proteins:
- the pycr1b gene encoding pyrroline-5-carboxylate reductase 1b: MSVGFIGAGQLAHALVKGFTAAGVIATHRITASSPDTDLPTITGLRKMGVSLTTSNKETVNKSDVLFLAVKPHIIPFVLDEIGPDIEDRHLIVSCAAGVTISSIEKKLLQYRAAPKVMRCMTNTPVVVREGATVYATGTHAEVEDGKLLEQLMASVGFCTEVEEDLIDAVTGLSGSGPAYAFTALDALADGGVKMGLPRRLAVRLGAQALLGAAKMLLDSEQHPGQLKDNVCSPGGATIHALHVMESGGFRSLLINAVEASCIRTRELQFLADQERISPAAIKKTTLDKVLQQPGVAVSGVANGNGRSGLSLFNNNRNSGIKKKN; this comes from the exons ATGAGTGTTGGATTCATCGGAGCAGGCCAGCTGGCTCATGCCTTGGTCAAAGGTTTCACGGCTGCAG GTGTGATCGCTACACACAGAATCACAGCCAGCTCCCCAGACACTGACCTGCCCACTATTACAGGCCTCAGG aAAATGGGGGTGAGCCTGACAACGAGTAATAAAGAGACAGTCAACAAGAGTGACGTTCTCTTTCTGGCTGTCAAGCCACACATTATTCCATTTGTTTTGGATGAAATTGGGCCGGACATTGAAGACCGACATCTGATCGTCTCGTGCGCTGCAGGTGTTACCATTAGCTCCATAGAAAAG AAACTGCTTCAGTATCGTGCAGCCCCAAAAGTCATGAGGTGTATGACAAACACTCCAGTGGTGGTGCGAGAAGGAGCAACAGTTTATGCTACTGGCACTCATGCAGAG GTGGAGGATGGGAAGTTGCTCGAGCAATTGATGGCCAGTGTCGGTTTCTGTACAGAAGTGGAGGAGGACCTCATTGACGCCGTTACTGGTTTGAGTGGCAGTGGACCTGCCTAT GCGTTCACAGCACTAgatgcactagcagatggaggAGTGAAGATGGGTCTGCCAAGGAGACTAGCTGTCCGACTCGGAGCTCAGGCCCTTTTG GGAGCAGCTAAGATGCTGCTGGACTCTGAGCAGCACCCAGGACAGTTGAAGGACAACGTGTGCTCACCAGGTGGAGCCACCATTCACGCTCTTCATGTCATGGAGAGCGGAGGTTTCCGCAGTCTGCTGATCAATGCAGTAGAAGCTTCTTGTATCAGGACGCG AGAGCTCCAGTTTTTGGCTGATCAAGAGCGCATCTCCCCAGCAGCCATCAAGAAGACCACCCTGGACAAAGTTCTCCAGCAACCCGGCGTCGCAGTCAGTGGAGTGGCCAATGGAAACGGAAGATCAGGACTCAGCCTTTTCAACAATAATCGCAAttctggaattaaaaaaaagaactga